In Halanaeroarchaeum sp. HSR-CO, one DNA window encodes the following:
- a CDS encoding ABC transporter substrate-binding protein, with translation MSASSVALATGLAGCSTNQGNGDTNNGDQPVKIGALYPLSGGLAQLGEESFRGVEIAVEEWNDNGGVNGQDIELVEKDAPDADAGVSTVENLTNVEEVNAIVGSYSSTISRASTQRAASFDMPYWELGAVADSITADNPGNTFRTNATASSFGVSGVQSAKDIVAPALDKDPQDLNVAVMYESGEYGNSVAETVIELSEEEGMNVVSDIEYDAGTSDLSSSIQNLKGADIDVINHTGYNADIHLLWNQSSDLNNYIPAAIGNGGGYSLQSFVENVGNPAALGVINQDFTQYNTNPEYAPGIEEFVQTYNDKYGEPPLSGHSLSNYFGTNVLLDVISSLDSPSDFTLEEMKEAALNYEKEVGTSATSWGVKFDEETMQNTRTTVTGHQWQEDVYTDDIWHPDRDDGTADLYTLWPDEGRLPFAEIKNIPRPEYHNQ, from the coding sequence GTGTCCGCTTCGAGTGTGGCACTGGCGACGGGGCTTGCCGGATGTTCGACAAATCAGGGTAACGGCGATACGAACAACGGGGACCAGCCTGTCAAAATCGGCGCGCTGTATCCCCTCAGCGGCGGCCTCGCCCAACTCGGTGAGGAGAGTTTCCGGGGTGTCGAGATCGCGGTCGAGGAATGGAACGACAATGGAGGTGTAAACGGCCAGGATATCGAGCTCGTCGAAAAGGACGCTCCCGATGCCGACGCGGGTGTCAGTACCGTCGAGAATCTGACGAACGTCGAAGAGGTGAACGCGATCGTCGGCTCCTACTCGAGTACCATTTCGAGAGCGTCCACGCAACGTGCGGCCAGCTTCGATATGCCGTACTGGGAACTGGGTGCAGTTGCTGATAGCATTACTGCAGACAATCCAGGGAACACGTTCCGGACGAACGCGACAGCCTCGTCCTTTGGGGTATCAGGGGTCCAATCGGCAAAGGATATCGTTGCCCCCGCGCTCGACAAAGATCCCCAGGACCTCAACGTCGCGGTGATGTACGAGAGCGGTGAGTACGGCAATTCCGTCGCGGAGACGGTGATCGAGCTGTCCGAAGAGGAGGGCATGAACGTCGTTTCCGACATCGAATACGATGCCGGCACGAGTGACCTGTCCTCGTCGATCCAGAATTTGAAAGGTGCCGATATCGACGTCATCAATCACACTGGCTACAACGCGGACATCCACCTGCTATGGAACCAGAGTTCGGACCTGAACAACTACATCCCGGCCGCGATCGGTAATGGTGGCGGATATTCGTTGCAGTCCTTCGTCGAGAACGTCGGAAACCCTGCGGCACTTGGTGTAATCAATCAGGACTTCACCCAGTACAACACGAACCCCGAGTACGCGCCTGGGATCGAGGAGTTCGTCCAGACCTACAACGACAAGTATGGAGAACCGCCACTGTCGGGTCATTCGCTGTCGAACTACTTCGGAACGAACGTTCTCCTTGACGTGATTTCCAGTCTGGACAGCCCGAGTGACTTCACCCTCGAGGAGATGAAAGAGGCGGCGCTGAACTACGAGAAAGAAGTCGGTACCAGTGCAACCTCGTGGGGTGTGAAATTCGACGAGGAGACGATGCAGAACACTCGCACGACCGTGACTGGCCATCAGTGGCAAGAAGACGTGTACACTGACGACATCTGGCACCCGGACCGCGATGATGGGACGGCCGACCTGTATACGCTCTGGCCGGACGAGGGACGTCTTCCCTTCGCCGAGATCAAGAATATCCCACGGCCCGAGTACCACAACCAATAA
- a CDS encoding aldehyde ferredoxin oxidoreductase family protein has protein sequence MLHTRGPLLSIDVGEQTSHTEDIGDILEEFIGGRGLNTKLAHDRIPFDADPLGRDNRLFFSTGPLQTSTMSFTGRMSATGLSPLTTGLLSSNAGGFLSRNFAATGYAAVEVTGKSDELVAIHITDDEIRFEPVPQLREAKISDVTDYMEKTHGVGPDQILAIGPAGENQVRFASIMTSESRAFGRGGLGALMGSKNVKAVTFDGDSTPTVEHPAPDTLKSVTQDAATSDSLMKTQGTTSLTDMANEMGFFPSRYFENTSFDGYEKINGDVVESKKYKKATCSQCAFACKLPTRDEESGVETEGPEFETVMSFGGNPEVDDIVSIMKSNELCDELGMDTISAGNTVSAYIAAEDEWGNGDLVNELTEKIAYREEEGDLLAEGVHRVHEELGVDDWTVKGMSFSAHDGRFANGQGLSFATANRGADHMYSTFYAFEYPLVDKELAVDNEGLEGKPPLIVEQEALRAVEDSGVVCRFSRGIVTMQKDRLEAIFDRDYDQLVDIGEQIVTLERHFNNERGFDREDDRVPYDLPKFEAALDEYYEAHGWNDDGTVPEELVA, from the coding sequence ATGCTGCACACACGAGGACCGCTACTGTCCATCGACGTGGGAGAACAAACGTCACACACCGAAGATATCGGCGACATACTCGAGGAATTCATCGGCGGTCGGGGGTTGAATACGAAATTGGCCCACGATCGAATTCCCTTCGATGCCGATCCACTCGGTCGGGATAATCGCCTGTTTTTCTCTACTGGCCCGCTACAGACCTCCACGATGAGTTTTACCGGGCGGATGAGTGCGACGGGGCTCTCACCACTGACGACCGGACTGTTGTCCTCGAATGCAGGCGGTTTTCTGTCGCGAAATTTTGCAGCGACGGGATATGCCGCCGTCGAGGTGACTGGAAAAAGCGACGAACTGGTCGCCATCCACATTACAGACGACGAAATTCGGTTCGAACCGGTCCCGCAACTCAGAGAGGCGAAAATCTCAGATGTAACGGACTACATGGAAAAGACCCATGGCGTGGGTCCGGACCAGATACTGGCGATCGGACCGGCAGGAGAGAATCAAGTCCGATTTGCGTCCATCATGACCTCGGAGAGTAGAGCGTTCGGTCGTGGTGGACTTGGTGCATTGATGGGGTCGAAAAACGTGAAGGCAGTTACATTCGACGGAGACTCGACCCCAACAGTCGAGCACCCTGCCCCGGATACACTGAAGAGCGTAACCCAGGATGCTGCGACCAGTGATAGCCTGATGAAGACCCAGGGCACGACCAGTCTTACCGATATGGCGAACGAGATGGGCTTTTTCCCCTCTCGATACTTCGAAAATACGTCCTTCGACGGATACGAGAAGATAAACGGAGACGTCGTCGAGTCGAAGAAATACAAAAAGGCGACCTGCTCACAATGTGCCTTCGCCTGCAAATTGCCGACTCGAGACGAGGAATCCGGGGTCGAGACGGAAGGGCCCGAGTTCGAAACGGTCATGTCGTTCGGTGGGAACCCCGAGGTAGACGATATCGTTTCCATCATGAAATCCAACGAGCTCTGTGACGAGCTCGGAATGGACACTATCAGTGCGGGCAATACCGTCTCAGCGTATATCGCCGCGGAAGACGAATGGGGCAATGGTGATCTCGTGAACGAGCTGACCGAGAAGATCGCGTACCGTGAAGAGGAAGGCGACCTGCTCGCAGAGGGAGTCCACCGTGTCCACGAAGAGCTCGGTGTCGACGATTGGACTGTCAAGGGCATGTCGTTCTCGGCACACGATGGCCGATTCGCGAATGGCCAGGGACTGTCCTTCGCGACCGCGAATCGTGGGGCCGATCACATGTATTCGACGTTCTATGCCTTCGAGTACCCATTAGTCGACAAGGAACTCGCAGTCGACAACGAGGGACTGGAAGGGAAACCCCCGCTCATCGTAGAACAGGAAGCACTTCGGGCGGTCGAGGACAGCGGTGTCGTCTGTCGGTTCTCCAGGGGAATCGTCACGATGCAAAAAGATCGCCTGGAGGCGATTTTCGACCGGGATTACGACCAACTCGTCGACATCGGCGAACAGATCGTGACCCTTGAGCGACACTTCAATAACGAACGTGGATTCGATCGAGAAGACGATCGCGTTCCCTACGACCTCCCGAAATTCGAGGCGGCCCTGGACGAGTACTACGAGGCCCACGGGTGGAACGACGACGGAACAGTGCCTGAAGAGTTAGTCGCCTGA
- a CDS encoding zinc-binding dehydrogenase has translation MPQKSDALVMEEPGELAVRQLDVPDLEPKDILVKVELSGICGSDVHMYEGGMDLEFPVVPGHEFAGVIEDVGSDVETDSRGSPVEPGDKVTVVPGVVCNECWYCNNVPTRPTTCKNRDVYGFMSTEYRQGIHGGFSEYMIADGRSSFYKLPDDMDVELGALVEPLSVATRAFERAYSPGIPDAREGIGVGKSVAIQGAGPVGLLAMSAAQAAGAGQVIAVDAIEERLSLAEDFGATHLVDITDFDGDDDLIRGVKELTPGNVGPDAVIEAAGIPDAFRQGIELPRDGGTLVEVGHYAYSGETEVNPTRVVQKDLDIRGSLAYPPNQFETSISLLDQLKDEIPFDTLFNYKVGFDDAESAYEKQKSGEAYRATIHPSGV, from the coding sequence ATGCCACAGAAATCGGACGCGTTAGTGATGGAAGAACCCGGGGAATTGGCGGTCCGTCAACTCGACGTTCCCGACCTCGAACCAAAGGACATCCTCGTGAAGGTCGAACTCAGCGGGATTTGTGGATCCGACGTCCACATGTACGAGGGCGGAATGGACCTCGAGTTCCCCGTCGTTCCCGGGCACGAATTCGCCGGTGTTATCGAAGACGTGGGGTCGGACGTCGAAACAGATTCGAGAGGAAGCCCCGTCGAGCCGGGTGATAAGGTCACTGTGGTGCCTGGGGTCGTTTGCAATGAATGCTGGTACTGCAACAACGTTCCGACCCGCCCGACGACCTGCAAAAACCGGGACGTCTACGGGTTCATGAGTACCGAGTATCGCCAAGGGATCCACGGCGGGTTCAGTGAGTACATGATTGCGGATGGTCGCTCGAGTTTCTACAAACTGCCGGATGATATGGACGTCGAGCTCGGTGCGCTGGTCGAGCCTCTTTCGGTCGCGACTCGAGCGTTCGAACGGGCCTACAGCCCAGGTATCCCGGATGCGAGAGAAGGCATTGGGGTTGGAAAGTCCGTCGCGATCCAGGGTGCCGGACCGGTCGGACTCCTCGCAATGAGCGCTGCACAGGCCGCGGGTGCCGGACAGGTGATTGCTGTTGACGCTATCGAAGAGCGGTTATCGCTTGCCGAAGATTTCGGTGCTACCCACCTCGTCGATATCACCGACTTCGATGGCGACGACGACCTCATTCGTGGGGTAAAAGAACTCACTCCCGGTAACGTTGGTCCTGACGCAGTGATCGAGGCCGCCGGGATCCCCGATGCCTTCAGGCAGGGCATCGAGTTGCCACGTGACGGTGGTACTCTGGTCGAAGTCGGCCATTACGCATACAGTGGTGAGACCGAGGTCAACCCGACCCGGGTCGTACAGAAGGACCTGGATATTCGGGGGAGTCTCGCGTATCCACCGAATCAGTTCGAGACCTCGATCTCTCTTCTCGATCAACTCAAAGACGAGATCCCCTTCGATACACTCTTCAACTACAAAGTCGGCTTCGACGACGCCGAATCCGCATACGAGAAACAGAAGAGTGGTGAGGCTTACCGGGCGACTATTCACCCATCCGGCGTATGA
- a CDS encoding glycerol dehydrogenase, translated as MSNRLLAPASYVQGRDVLSAPQSFRTLSAETAVILGGTTALESASEALVSSLEAVGITVAAIESGVDRCTHAVIDELAEQAESVGADLIVGVGGGVALDTSKAVAEKIGATLATVPTIASTDAPCSSVAVVYEESGDFAGYVHRDTDPDLVVVDTAIIADAPTRFLQYGMGDAFATRFEAEAVERSRARTHAGGRPTGAAVTLAQTTFENLANNGELALASSERNAVTPAFESIVETNTLLSGMGFESGGLAAAHAFGKGFSTAGTDAPHGLLIAFSTIAQLVLENREPGVITEALDLYHTLGLDRRLADFDVDDELVELVAEYACKDNTTMSNEPVDVDPADAAAALRTADERIARY; from the coding sequence ATGAGCAATCGCTTGCTCGCCCCGGCGTCGTACGTCCAGGGGCGTGATGTGTTGTCGGCCCCCCAATCGTTCCGGACGCTGTCCGCTGAGACGGCCGTCATTCTCGGCGGCACGACGGCGCTCGAATCGGCGAGCGAGGCGTTAGTGTCGTCACTGGAAGCCGTCGGAATTACGGTCGCCGCGATAGAATCCGGGGTGGATCGTTGTACGCACGCAGTAATCGACGAACTTGCCGAACAGGCCGAGTCCGTCGGCGCGGACCTCATTGTGGGAGTTGGCGGTGGCGTCGCACTGGATACGAGCAAGGCAGTCGCCGAGAAGATCGGTGCCACACTGGCGACTGTTCCGACCATTGCCAGCACCGATGCACCGTGTAGTTCGGTTGCTGTAGTGTACGAAGAGAGCGGTGATTTCGCGGGGTACGTTCATCGGGATACCGACCCGGATCTCGTCGTAGTGGATACTGCGATCATCGCCGACGCACCGACCAGATTCTTGCAGTATGGCATGGGGGATGCCTTCGCCACGCGCTTCGAGGCGGAAGCGGTTGAGCGGTCGAGGGCACGCACACACGCCGGTGGACGACCGACCGGGGCAGCTGTAACTTTGGCCCAAACAACGTTCGAGAACCTGGCGAATAACGGAGAACTGGCGCTTGCGTCGAGCGAACGGAATGCAGTCACACCTGCTTTCGAGTCCATCGTCGAAACGAACACGCTTCTCTCCGGGATGGGTTTCGAGTCCGGGGGGCTTGCAGCCGCTCATGCCTTTGGAAAAGGGTTCTCCACGGCTGGTACGGATGCCCCTCATGGTCTCCTTATCGCGTTTAGCACCATCGCACAACTCGTGCTGGAAAATCGCGAACCAGGCGTGATTACCGAGGCTCTCGATCTGTACCACACGCTTGGACTCGATCGCCGTCTTGCCGATTTCGACGTCGACGACGAGCTGGTCGAGTTGGTTGCGGAGTACGCCTGTAAGGACAATACGACGATGTCTAATGAACCAGTGGATGTCGATCCCGCCGACGCAGCCGCGGCCCTGAGAACGGCAGACGAGCGCATCGCGCGGTATTGA
- a CDS encoding thiamine pyrophosphate-dependent dehydrogenase E1 component subunit alpha translates to MARDSEREEVHEYLLLNRIFEEKVLEEYEDSGIPELPHLSIGQEAVGVGGTFAFEADDWLAPSLRTRAVMLMRLSLRDVVTGMYGTKSSPTEGRTTQHHLGSSENHILGTTGLIGSHLNVAVGAGLSARQLDEDRVTGVFFGDGAATRGEFHTAINYAAVEDLPVVFILENNQWIEETPAMDVIAVEENISEMAGHDIPKEVIDGQDVDVVLESVSGAVERARSGEGPTLIEAKTYRYRPHAEVIPERRDEKEIEEWKERDPVHLHEERILDDGLVDEEWIEAKRAEITEEVNSAFEFAKNDPMPAEDVMYQVYKDTEIDENGGVVR, encoded by the coding sequence ATGGCACGTGATAGCGAACGTGAAGAGGTTCACGAGTATTTGTTGTTGAACCGAATATTCGAGGAGAAAGTACTGGAAGAATACGAGGATAGCGGGATCCCGGAACTACCCCATTTGAGCATCGGGCAAGAAGCAGTTGGTGTTGGTGGAACATTCGCCTTCGAGGCGGACGATTGGCTCGCCCCCTCGCTCCGGACCCGGGCGGTCATGCTGATGCGGTTGTCATTGCGTGACGTCGTTACTGGAATGTACGGAACGAAATCCAGTCCAACGGAAGGACGGACGACACAGCATCATCTGGGGTCTTCCGAGAACCATATCTTGGGAACCACCGGTCTCATCGGAAGCCATCTAAACGTCGCTGTCGGCGCCGGACTTTCGGCTCGACAACTCGACGAAGATCGTGTGACTGGTGTTTTCTTCGGTGACGGGGCGGCAACGCGGGGTGAATTCCACACCGCGATCAATTACGCCGCTGTCGAAGATCTCCCGGTCGTATTCATCCTGGAGAACAACCAATGGATCGAGGAGACGCCCGCAATGGATGTCATCGCTGTCGAGGAAAACATCAGTGAGATGGCTGGCCACGACATCCCAAAGGAGGTCATCGATGGCCAGGACGTCGATGTGGTGCTCGAGTCCGTTTCTGGGGCAGTTGAACGGGCACGAAGTGGTGAAGGACCGACGCTCATTGAAGCCAAAACATACCGATATCGTCCGCACGCGGAGGTCATCCCGGAACGACGAGATGAAAAAGAGATCGAGGAGTGGAAAGAGCGGGACCCGGTCCACCTACACGAGGAACGGATCCTCGACGACGGTCTCGTGGACGAGGAGTGGATCGAAGCCAAACGCGCAGAGATCACGGAGGAAGTAAATTCGGCCTTCGAATTTGCAAAGAACGACCCCATGCCAGCGGAGGACGTAATGTATCAGGTATATAAGGACACCGAGATCGACGAAAACGGAGGTGTCGTTCGATGA
- a CDS encoding alpha-ketoacid dehydrogenase subunit beta: MTELTVRESINQALAEEIERDERVFLYGEDVGDYGGLYQVTEGLQEQLGDDRVFDTPLSETTLGGTVVGAALTGSRPIVEIMFGDFLSVIADHLINYAAKMHFNYGDGTSVPLVVRTTYGGGDQFGLHHSQDPMPWFQNVPGLKMVAPATPYDYKGLLKAAVRDDDPVVFFENKQRYEVSGDVPDEDYTVPIGEADIKRRGEDMTIVAIGGMVDVAMEAADELDAQGYDCEVIDPRTVMPLDKETILESVKKTHGLTIVHESAQFGGMGGEIAAEAADEALYYLDAPVKRVAAPFTPVPFAENLEQSYLPNADDVEAAVIDALEG, translated from the coding sequence ATGACCGAACTGACCGTTCGAGAAAGTATCAACCAGGCACTTGCAGAGGAGATCGAACGAGACGAACGCGTCTTCCTATACGGTGAAGACGTCGGGGATTACGGCGGTCTCTATCAGGTAACCGAAGGTCTCCAGGAGCAATTAGGCGACGATCGCGTCTTCGACACGCCTCTCTCGGAAACCACTCTCGGCGGCACTGTGGTCGGCGCAGCTCTCACCGGGTCACGACCGATCGTCGAGATAATGTTCGGTGACTTTCTATCGGTGATCGCGGACCATCTCATCAATTACGCCGCGAAGATGCACTTCAACTACGGTGATGGTACGAGTGTCCCCCTCGTCGTCCGAACGACGTATGGTGGCGGCGATCAGTTCGGCCTCCATCACAGCCAGGATCCCATGCCGTGGTTCCAGAATGTTCCTGGGCTGAAGATGGTCGCCCCCGCGACTCCGTACGATTATAAGGGGCTTCTCAAGGCAGCTGTTCGGGACGATGACCCCGTCGTCTTCTTCGAGAACAAACAGCGATACGAGGTGTCGGGAGACGTGCCCGACGAGGACTACACGGTCCCCATCGGTGAAGCGGACATCAAGCGACGTGGCGAGGACATGACGATCGTGGCTATCGGCGGAATGGTCGATGTCGCCATGGAGGCAGCCGACGAACTCGACGCGCAGGGCTACGACTGCGAAGTAATCGATCCACGAACGGTTATGCCCCTCGACAAAGAGACCATACTGGAATCTGTGAAAAAGACCCACGGATTGACGATCGTTCACGAGTCCGCTCAATTCGGCGGCATGGGTGGCGAAATTGCCGCGGAGGCTGCTGATGAAGCGTTGTACTATCTCGATGCTCCCGTGAAACGCGTGGCGGCCCCATTCACGCCGGTGCCATTTGCCGAGAATCTCGAACAGAGTTATCTGCCCAACGCCGACGACGTTGAAGCAGCCGTTATCGATGCTCTTGAGGGGTAG
- a CDS encoding dihydrolipoamide acetyltransferase family protein — protein MQKLTLPKSGQSMTEGTLVEWHVEAGEAITEGSPVLDFETEKMISEVTANQDGIVLDKRVEAGETVPVGTVLGYIGQEGETPPSDDADAAVPGEPAGATDEPTESEDIQPSKPAEQPVDGSEGITRATPSARRKAREAGVDVDTVGTTLNVNHVTPADIDRYLEDDRTSGAAQLEFPPDSEGEEILGTPWARVVADEKGVTIPQVGRALGKDRIRERDIHQYLQQAPESGESTLGPDEDLEPTVQEEIEITGGEKVMFDQMSRVANNYASTTTAARVDVTDLLDLYGELKESWVAQQGDSLSLTAFVARAVAQTLPKYPRLNAEYVEDANALRIYEDVHLGLAVNSDDGLIVPTIYDAGQQSVRELSRSIESVATKVQERKLDPHDLENGTFSISNAGSLGAYINTPQINPPQTAILGVCKIFDDAGVVDGQVEPRKRMHLCLTYDHRVVEGATAVEFLQTVKTRLENPPSLLS, from the coding sequence ATGCAGAAACTCACACTCCCTAAGAGCGGTCAATCGATGACGGAAGGGACGCTTGTCGAGTGGCATGTCGAGGCGGGGGAGGCCATCACAGAGGGATCTCCCGTTCTGGATTTCGAGACGGAGAAGATGATTAGCGAAGTCACTGCTAATCAGGATGGAATCGTCCTCGATAAGCGAGTCGAGGCTGGAGAGACCGTTCCTGTGGGTACAGTGTTGGGGTACATCGGCCAGGAAGGTGAGACTCCTCCAAGTGACGACGCAGATGCGGCAGTACCAGGCGAACCTGCAGGGGCTACTGACGAACCCACCGAATCTGAAGATATCCAACCATCGAAACCGGCTGAACAACCGGTCGACGGGTCTGAGGGCATAACGCGAGCGACTCCTTCGGCACGCCGGAAGGCCCGTGAAGCGGGGGTCGATGTGGATACAGTTGGGACAACGCTGAACGTCAATCACGTCACTCCTGCGGACATCGACCGATATCTCGAGGATGACCGAACATCTGGTGCGGCGCAGCTAGAATTCCCACCCGACAGCGAGGGGGAAGAGATCCTTGGAACCCCTTGGGCCAGAGTCGTCGCCGACGAGAAGGGGGTAACGATCCCCCAGGTTGGTCGGGCTCTCGGCAAGGACCGTATACGTGAACGCGACATCCATCAATATCTCCAGCAAGCCCCTGAATCGGGTGAATCTACACTAGGACCCGATGAAGACCTGGAGCCGACCGTCCAGGAGGAGATCGAAATCACCGGCGGCGAGAAGGTGATGTTCGATCAGATGAGCCGTGTGGCGAACAATTATGCGAGCACGACCACTGCCGCCCGGGTTGATGTGACCGACTTACTCGACCTGTATGGCGAATTGAAGGAGAGCTGGGTAGCACAGCAGGGTGACTCCCTTTCTTTGACCGCCTTTGTTGCACGAGCAGTCGCACAGACCCTCCCGAAATACCCGCGTCTGAATGCCGAGTATGTAGAAGATGCCAACGCTCTACGCATCTACGAGGACGTTCACCTCGGACTCGCGGTCAATAGTGACGACGGGTTGATCGTACCGACCATATATGACGCCGGTCAGCAGTCTGTTCGAGAGCTATCCCGGTCGATCGAATCCGTTGCCACGAAAGTTCAGGAGCGGAAACTCGATCCACACGACCTCGAAAATGGTACGTTTTCGATCTCGAATGCGGGGAGCCTGGGTGCCTATATAAACACGCCGCAGATCAACCCGCCACAAACGGCCATTCTCGGAGTGTGTAAAATATTCGACGATGCTGGTGTGGTCGATGGCCAGGTCGAACCCAGAAAACGGATGCATCTGTGTCTCACATACGATCATCGCGTCGTGGAAGGGGCTACGGCGGTCGAATTCCTCCAGACCGTGAAAACACGACTGGAGAATCCACCGTCGCTTCTTTCGTAG
- a CDS encoding IclR family transcriptional regulator — protein sequence MTPAKDRRHVQSVVHSVKILEELQQPGGVTLSEIAEAVGLAPGTTHTHLETLRAHNFVVKRDGEFFLSPQLITLGERARSQEPIYEAGKKAIQDLASETGEAAHLIREIDGRVLPVYEVFGERAIGVDYHVEKRERLVRHLHCTASGKALLSKLPPEYVEEVLETQGLVTKTPNTIDDREALFEELERVEERGFAIADEEQMLGIRAVGAPIMRIDGSVAGAISVSGPKSRLHGAYLRDELPELVLEAVNVTEINLNRDDSSVADSL from the coding sequence ATGACGCCAGCAAAGGACCGCCGGCACGTTCAATCGGTCGTGCACAGCGTGAAAATTCTCGAAGAATTACAACAACCAGGGGGCGTTACACTTTCGGAGATCGCGGAAGCGGTCGGTCTTGCACCCGGCACGACCCATACGCATCTCGAAACGTTACGGGCGCACAATTTTGTGGTCAAACGGGACGGTGAGTTCTTTCTCAGTCCCCAACTCATCACGTTAGGGGAACGCGCTCGGAGCCAGGAGCCAATCTATGAAGCGGGAAAGAAAGCCATCCAGGACCTCGCCAGCGAAACCGGCGAGGCCGCCCACCTTATTCGCGAAATCGATGGGCGAGTGCTTCCCGTCTACGAGGTTTTCGGGGAGCGTGCCATCGGGGTCGATTACCACGTGGAGAAACGCGAGAGACTCGTCAGACACCTTCACTGCACAGCTTCGGGGAAGGCATTACTCTCCAAGCTCCCCCCAGAATACGTCGAAGAAGTACTCGAGACCCAGGGATTGGTCACGAAAACCCCAAATACCATTGACGATCGTGAAGCGTTGTTCGAGGAACTCGAGAGAGTCGAAGAGCGCGGATTTGCCATCGCTGATGAAGAGCAGATGCTCGGGATTCGAGCAGTGGGTGCACCGATCATGCGCATAGACGGTTCCGTCGCTGGGGCTATCAGTGTCTCCGGTCCGAAGTCACGATTACACGGTGCGTATCTCCGAGACGAACTCCCCGAATTAGTCCTTGAGGCTGTAAACGTTACCGAGATCAATCTCAACCGGGATGATTCGTCCGTTGCGGACTCACTTTGA